From Macaca fascicularis isolate 582-1 chromosome 14, T2T-MFA8v1.1, a single genomic window includes:
- the LOC102143303 gene encoding olfactory receptor 10G7, with the protein MSNSSLVTAFILTGLPHASALDTPLFGIFLVIYVLTVLGNLLILLVIRVDSHLHTPMYSFLTNLSFIDMWLSTVTVPKMLMTLASPSGRAISFHSCVAQLYFFHFLRSTECFLYTVMSYDRYLAISYPLRYTSMMSGRACALLAIGTWLSGSLHSAVQTILTFHLPYCGPNRIQHYFCDAPPILKLACADTSANEMVIFVNIGVVASGCFLLIVLSYVSIVCSILRIRTSEGRRRAFQTCASHCIVVLCFFGSGLFIYLRPGSRDAVDGVVAIFYTTLTPLFNPVVYTLRNKEVKKALLKLKNGSVFSQGK; encoded by the coding sequence ATGTCCAACAGCAGCCTCGTGACAGCGTTCATCCTCACGGGCCTTCCCCATGCCTCAGCGCTGGACACCCCACTCTTTGGAATCTTCCTGGTCATTTATGTGCTCACTGTGCTGGGGAACCTCCTCATCCTGCTGGTGATCAGGGTAGATTCTCACCTCCACACCCCCATGTACTCCTTCCTCACCAACCTGTCCTTCATTGACATGTGGCTCTCCACTGTCACGGTGCCCAAAATGCTGATGACCTTGGCATCCCCAAGTGGCAGGGCTATCTCCTTCCACAGTTGCGTGGCTCAACTCTACTTTTTCCACTTCCTGAGGAGCACCGAGTGTTTCCTCTACACGGTCATGTCCTATGATCGCTACCTGGCCATCAGTTACCCGCTCAGGTACACCAGCATGATGAGTGGGCGCGCGTGTGCTCTCCTGGCCATCGGCACTTGGCTCAGTGGCTCCCTGCACTCTGCTGTCCAGACCATATTGACCTTCCATTTGCCCTACTGTGGACCCAACCGGATCCAGCACTACTTCTGTGACGCACCGCCCATCCTGAAACTGGCTTGTGCAGACACCTCAGCCAACGAGATGGTCATCTTTGTGAACATTGGAGTAGTGGCCTCGGGCTGCTTTCTCCTGATAGTGCTGTCCTATGTGTCCATCGTCTGTTCCATCCTGCGGATCCGCACCTCAGAGGGGAGACGCAGAGCCTTTCAGACCTGTGCCTCCCACTGTATCGTGGTCCTTTGCTTCTTTGGCTCTGGTCTTTTCATTTACCTGAGGCCAGGCTCCAGGGACGCCGTGGATGGGGTTGTGGCCATTTTCTACACCACGCTGACTCCTCTTTTCAACCCTGTTGTGTATACCCTGAGAAACAAGGAGGTAAAGAAAGCTCTGTTGAAGCTGAAAAATGGGTCAGTATTCTCTCAGGGTAAATAG